One Proteinivorax tanatarense DNA segment encodes these proteins:
- a CDS encoding polysaccharide deacetylase family protein: protein MKKYVTLFILIILALIPLGCSDSETVDNKASSEIIDEDKENQQTEIKSELDYAKIQPNEAGQIMVLMYHSIAPEEGTWTRTPENFRNDLENLYHEGYRLVPLRDVILGDIDIEAGKTPVVLTFDDGTLGHFNYIKKDGELVIDPDSAVGIILEINEKYPDFGTAATFYINSNPFRQPEFAERKLRDLVNFGMDIGNHTYNHMNMSEHGSKEIQKQMAKVQELVNKSLPDYSVDTLALPFGIWPQEQYRRFAISGEYEGITYENIGVLEVGSHPSFSPFHKDFDPLSIPRVRASYEEGYGHFKFFFNNYQKDPSNRYISDGDSDYITVPEELEDKIDMDRFPDKKLRTYNLDKEQ, encoded by the coding sequence ACAAAGCTAGTAGCGAGATCATTGATGAAGATAAAGAAAATCAACAAACAGAAATTAAGTCTGAATTAGACTATGCTAAAATTCAGCCTAATGAGGCAGGACAAATCATGGTGTTGATGTACCATAGCATTGCCCCTGAAGAAGGAACATGGACAAGAACTCCTGAAAATTTTAGAAATGATTTAGAAAATCTTTATCACGAAGGGTATAGGCTCGTTCCCTTACGCGATGTGATATTAGGGGATATCGATATCGAGGCAGGTAAAACTCCTGTTGTGTTAACTTTTGATGACGGTACACTGGGTCATTTTAATTATATTAAAAAAGACGGAGAACTTGTAATAGACCCTGATAGCGCTGTTGGGATAATTTTAGAGATAAATGAAAAGTACCCTGATTTTGGAACAGCAGCCACATTTTATATTAATTCTAACCCTTTTAGACAACCAGAATTTGCTGAGCGAAAATTAAGAGATTTGGTAAATTTCGGTATGGATATAGGCAATCATACTTATAACCATATGAATATGAGTGAGCACGGTTCAAAAGAAATTCAAAAACAGATGGCCAAGGTACAGGAACTGGTAAATAAATCCCTTCCAGATTACTCCGTAGATACTTTAGCACTTCCTTTTGGAATTTGGCCTCAAGAACAATACCGTCGTTTCGCAATTTCTGGAGAGTATGAAGGCATAACTTATGAAAACATAGGAGTATTAGAAGTAGGCTCCCACCCTAGTTTTTCACCTTTCCATAAAGATTTTGACCCACTGTCTATACCTAGAGTAAGAGCTAGCTATGAAGAGGGGTACGGCCACTTCAAATTTTTCTTTAATAACTATCAAAAAGATCCTTCAAATCGATATATCAGCGATGGTGATTCAGATTATATTACAGTCCCTGAAGAACTTGAAGATAAAATCGATATGGATAGATTTCCTGACAAAAAACTAAGAACTTATAATCTAGATAAAGAACAATAA